GCACCTGTCGAAGTCGCGGTGGTCACCACGGCGTACAGGCTGGAGGTCAGAATGCCGAAACGGGTTTCCTTGCCTTCCATGTTGCCCGCACTGTCTGCTCCCCAGGCCAGCAAGTGCGGATTACCGTTGAGTTCCGCATTCATCACCAGCGCGGCGGCGGCGATTAACATCAGCGTCATGGCCCACAGCAAGGCATAGCCCTGGCGGTTGTCGCTAACCGCTTTGCCGAAGGCGAAACAGAGTGAGGCGGGGATCAGCAGGATCGCCAGCATCTGAATGAAGTTGCTGAGTGCGGTTGGGTTTTCAAAGGGATGGGCGGAATTTGCGCCGAAAAATCCCCCGCCGTTGGTGCCCAGCATTTTGATGGCTTCCTGAGAGGCGACCGGGCCCATCGGCAAGGTTTGCGCTACCCCTTCCAGGGTCGTCAAGTGTTGGTAAGGCAAAAGATTTTGCAAAACGCCTTGACTGGCGAAAAACAGCGCCAGCAGCAGTGATAGCGGCAACAGGATATAGAGCGTGATACGCAGCAGGTCGATCCAGGCGTTGCCCAGCGTGCTGACGGCACGACGAGAAAATGCGCGGATCAAGGCGAATGCCACTGCGATACCGCTGGCGGCGGAGAGGAAGTTCTGTACCGTGAGTCCCGCCATCTGACTCAGATAACTCAGCGTATTCTCCCCGCTATAAGCCTGCCAGTTGGTGTTGGTGACAAAGCTGACCGCGGTATTCAGCGCGAGATGCCACGACAGACCCGGTAGCGCTTCCGGGTTCAGGGGCAAATTTCCCTGAGAAATCAGCAGAGCAAACAGAAAGACAAAGCCGAGCAGGTTAACGGTAACAATGGCCAGCGCATACTGCCGCCAGCGCATTTCACCGGCATAGATACCCAGACCGCGCGTCGCCGCCGCCTCGAATTTTTGCAGTAACGCGCCGGTTTCACCTTCGATCAAACGGGCCAGAACGCTACCCAGCGGTTGCGCCAGTAACATCAGGATCAGCAATAAGCCGAAGATCAATAAGAATGCATTGGCAGCCATCAAAAACGCTCCGCTTTCAACAGGGCATAAACCAGATAACCCAATAAAAGCAACACTAGCAGGCTGCCTAACAGGATGCCTAAATTCACGAAACACCTCCACAGGCGTAAATCAGAATGAACATCGTCAGGCTACGTAAGGGCGGGAAAAGAAAGTGCAAATTTTCACAACGGTGGCGTAAATAAAGTATAAAAATGCTCGGTAAAAAGGCGGTTTATTGGACAAACAGCGGATAAGAAATGGCACTGAAGCGAGTAAGGGCGTTGAGCGGGCGATAAAACATAATTTAACCAGTTAATCTTGATTCTTAACTATTAAGTCACTTGGTGACGAGGTAATGAGAAAATCTGTCGATTATTTGATGTTTTTTCTGGTCGGATGAGTAGTAAAGTGTCACTGAAGACGATAAAGTTTTAATCAATATCCCGGCGTAAATTTTATGGTTCATGCAGGCCACGCTGCTTGCGTTACCGAAGGAGGATCGTTATGCCACATTACACCGCTTATCCTTTATACCGTATTCTCCTGCGTCGTATCGCGGTTGTATTCGTCGGTATTGCAGCGTTGCCGGTTATGGTATTCCGCCGCGATCGGGCGCGTTTTTACAGCTATCTGCATCGCGTGTGGCTGAAAACCAGCGATAAACCGGTATGGATGGCACAGTCCGAAGCGACGGCATGTGAGTTTTATTGACAGCCCGTTTTCCCATTCTTGTTTAACCCTTGCTGCGGCAGGGGTTTTTTCTCCCCGCTACTTTATCAATATCCTGATTTTGAGCCCTATTTTCGCCATCCACTGCACAGAAAATAGGGGGAATCCGCTATGCTGAACAGAGAAGTGTATTTTCTGTAAGGGCGAATCATGAAGCTTGAACTTATCCCGGTGGGCATCAGCGCCTGCCTGCTTGGTAATCCGGTGAGGTTTGACGGAGGACACAAGCGTCTGGCTTTTGCCGTTGAACAACTGGCGCCGTATTTTCGCTTTGAACCGCTTTGTCCTGAGATGGCAGTGGGATTGCCGGTGCCGCGTCCTGCGTTGAGATTGGTCAAAGCGGACGAGAATAAGGTTATGTTGCGCGCCAGTAACGGTTCACCGCTGGATGTGACGGAGAAAATGCTGACGTTTTCCGCGGAAAACGTCAGCCATTTACCGCATTTATGCGGCTATATCGTCTGCGCCAAATCCCCCAGTTGCGGCATGGAACGGGTAAAGGTCTATGACGAATCGCAGAAGAACGCACGCAGAAGCGGCGTGGGTCTGTTTACTCAGGAATTGCGGCACCAGATGCCCTGGCTGCCGATTGAGGAAAATGGACGATTGCACGATCCCGCGTTGCGAGAAAATTTTATCGAACGCGTTTATACACTGCATGAATTGCAGCAACTCTGGCGACAGGGACTTAGCCGGGGTGCTCTGATTGCTTTTCACAGCCGCTATAAGTTGTTGTTGCTGGCGCATTCGCAGCCAGAATACCGTGAATTGGGACGCTTTGTGGCGGGCATTGATAAGTGGGAATCGCTGGATGCGTTTATGACGGAGTACCGTCTGCGGCTGATGACGCTGCTTGCCCGCCCGGCGACGCGGCGTAATCACACCAATGTGCTGATGCATGTACAGGGCTATTTCCGCCGTCAGCTCAACGTACAACAGCGGCAGGAGCTGGCACAACTGATTGACCGCTATCGCCAGGGGCTACAGCCCTTGCTGGCGCCCATCACGTTACTCAAACACTATATGGCGGAATATCCTGATGAGTATCTGGCGCAACAGCGCTATTTCGAGCCCTATCCAGAAGCGCTGAGGCTGCGCTACGGTCACTAACTGGCAGACTGAGGATAATTCATGAACACCCATTTGGTCTGGTTGCGAAATGATTTACGTATTACCGATAATCTGGCGCTCTCGGCCGCCTGTAACGATCCGCAGGCGCGGGTACTGGCGGTATTCATTGCGACGCCGCAGCAGTGGCGGCGACATGCTATGTCGCCGCGTCAGGCGGCATTCTTGTTGGAAAATCTTAAAGCGGTGCGACAGGCGCTGGCTGAAAAAGGGATCGCGCTTTTTTACCACGAATGTCCTGATTTTGCCGAGTCGGTTAGCTGGCTGTTTACGTTCTGCCGGCAGCAGCGCGTGTCGCATCTGTTCTATAACCGGCAGTATGAAATTAATGAGCGTCAGCGCGACCAGCAGGCCGAGACGTTGCTGGAAGGCAAGGTGGCGTGTCACGGGTTTGATGACAGCCTCCTTTTACCGCCGGGAAGCGTACTGACCGGAAACGGTGAAATGTATAAGGTTTTTACCCCTTTTCGCCGGGCGTTTGTTAAACGTCTGCTGGAAACGGACACCCGCTCTGTTCCTGCCCCTGAAGTGCGAAACAGCGGCGTAACCAATATCACGCACTTCACCCCGTTCAGCTATCCCCGGCAGGAGATCGATAAGGATTTCCCCGCCGGGGAACAGACTGCGATACAGCGGCTCAGACAGTTTTGCCGCGAGCAAGTACAGGATTACCCTCAACAGCGCGATTTACCGGCGTTGGCCGGCACCAGCAAACTCTCTCCTTATCTGACGCTGGGCGTGGTTTCGCCACGCCAGTGTTTTAATCGTCTGCGCGCCGAGTGTCCCGAACGACTGGAACAGCGGGAAAGCGGGGCTTCTATCTGGCTTGATGAGCTGATCTGGCGTGAGTTTTACCGCCATTTACTGGTGGCATGGCCGGCGTTGAGCAAGCACAGACCGTTTACCGCTTGGACGAAAAACGTGCAGTGGCGTCGCTCGCCGGCGGATCTGGCGGCCTGGCAACAGGGACAAACCGGTTATCCGATCGTCGACGCCGCCATGCGACAGTTGAATCAAACCGGATGGATGCATAACCGTTTGCGTATGATTTGCGCCAGTTTTCTAGTAAAAGATTTACTTATCGATTGGCGTGAAGGGGAGCGCTATTTTATGCAGCAACTGTTGGACGGAGATCTGGCGGCCAACAACGGCGGTTGGCAATGGGCGGCATCGACAGGCACTGATGCCTCGCCCTACTTCCGTATATTCAACCCGACCACGCAGGGCGAACGTTTCGATCCACAGGGCGAGTTTATCCGCCGGTTCGTGCCGGAGTTGGCGGCAGTGCCGGATACCGGGATTCACCAACCGCATCGGTGGGCCGAGAAACAGCGTTGTACCTTGAATTACCCGCGGCCGATCGTCGACCACAAAGCGGCCAGACAGCAGACGCTGGCGGCATTTGAAGCCGCCAAAAGCGCGAGCGCGGCGAATAATGAACAGGAAGAGAAGGGCAAGTATGCGTAATCGTGATTTGGAAAAACTGATTAACCAGTTATTGAACGCCGAGACGTTTCAAGACTATGCGCCGAATGGTTTGCAGGTGGAAGGGCGTGAGGAGATTGAGCGTATTATTACCGGCGTGACGGCGTCGCAGGCGTTACTGGATGCGGCGGTTGAACTTCAGGCGGATGCCATTCTGGTGCACCACGGTTATTTCTGGAAAAACGAATCCCCGATTGTCAGCGGCATGAAACGTCATCGACTTAAGACGCTGCTGGTCAACGATATTAATCTGTATGGCTACCATTTGCCGCTGGATGCCCATCCACAGTTAGGAAATAACGCGCAACTGGCCGCGCTGTTGGAGATCAATGTGCTGGGGATGATTGAACCGCTGGTGCCTTATGGTGAACTCTCGCAGCCGATGGGCAGCGATGCGTTTTGCCGCCGTCTGGAAAACCGTTTGGGGCGTTCGATGCTGCATTGTGGGGATAATGCACCGCAACAGATACAACGTCTTGCGTGGTGTACCGGTGGTGGTCAGGGCTTTATTGAACAGGCAGCCAGATTTGGCGTGGATGCGTTTATTACCGGTGAAGTATCCGAGCAGACAATTCATATTGCCCGTGAAATGGGGCTGCATTTCTTTGCTGCCGGGCATCACGCCACCGAACGGGGGGGCATCCGCGCTTTGGGGGATTGGTTGGCTCGACACCACCAGTTCGATGTGACATTTATTGATATTCCCAATCCCGCTTAAGCTTGAAACACCTTGCTATTTAAGGCGATAGGACGAAGGTTAAACTAAACGCGGCTTCAAAAGTCATATTGGTATCTTTATTGCATGCTCCCATAACAGGAAGATGTGATGATAGGGTCAGTCAGGAGAAAAGATTGCAACGAGCACGATGTTATCTGCTGGGCGAGAAAACCGTTGTTCTGGAGCTGGAGCCGCCGATGACGCTGGAAAGTCAGCAGCGCATCTGGGGATTGGCGGAGCGGTTGAATCACCACGAAGAAGTGCAGGAAGCGATTCCGGGCATGAATAATCTGACCGTACTACTGGAACACCCGCAACGGATCGCATTGGATGCCATTGAACGTCTGCAACGCTGGTGGGAAGACAGTGAGTCGTTGGCGTTCGATCCTCGTGATATCGATATTCCGGTCGTTTATGGCGGTGAGTCCGGGCCGGATCTGGATCTTGTCGCGCGTCATTGCAATCTGACCGAGCGTCAGGTGGTGGAAACGCACGCTGCCGCCAGCTATGTCGTGTATTTCCTGGGGTTTCAACCCGGGTTCGCCTATCTGGGGGGACTGGACGAGCGGCTGCATACGCCCCGACGCGCGGAACCGCGTTTGCAGGTTACCGCGGGTTCGATCGGTATCGGCGGGGCGCAAACGGGCATTTACCCATTGACGACGCCGGGAGGCTGGCAGTTGATCGGCCGCACCTCGCTAACGTTGTTCAATCCGCAAACCATGCCGCCTACCTTGTTGCGTCCTGGCGATAATGTTCGTTTTGTGCCGCAGAAAGAGGGCATATGCTGAAAATTATTCATGCCGGATTGCATACCTCGGTGCAGGACAGCGGCCGGCGGGGATTCCGTCGTCTGGGCATCAGTCAAGCCGGCGCGCTGGATATTCCCGCATTGAAGCTGGCCAATCTGCTGGTGGGCAATGCGGAAGGCGCGCCGGCGCTGGAGATTACGCTGGGAAAATTTGTCGCTACGTTTACGTCGCCCTGCTGGATTGCGCTAAGCGGGGCTGACTGCCATGCCGATTTGGATGGCAAACCGTTATGGACCGGCTGGCGTTTTGCCGTAAAAGCCGGACAGACATTGAAAATGCATTTACCGCATCATGGTATGCGCAGTTATCTGGCGTTCTCGGGCGGCATTGACGTACCGGAAGCGTTAGGTTCGCACAGTACCGATTTGAAGGCGGGTTTTGGCGGATATGCCGGGCGTTTGCTGGCGGATGGCGACGAGCTTTTGCTGGGCGCCTCCACCCGATT
This is a stretch of genomic DNA from Brenneria rubrifaciens. It encodes these proteins:
- the phrB gene encoding deoxyribodipyrimidine photo-lyase — encoded protein: MNTHLVWLRNDLRITDNLALSAACNDPQARVLAVFIATPQQWRRHAMSPRQAAFLLENLKAVRQALAEKGIALFYHECPDFAESVSWLFTFCRQQRVSHLFYNRQYEINERQRDQQAETLLEGKVACHGFDDSLLLPPGSVLTGNGEMYKVFTPFRRAFVKRLLETDTRSVPAPEVRNSGVTNITHFTPFSYPRQEIDKDFPAGEQTAIQRLRQFCREQVQDYPQQRDLPALAGTSKLSPYLTLGVVSPRQCFNRLRAECPERLEQRESGASIWLDELIWREFYRHLLVAWPALSKHRPFTAWTKNVQWRRSPADLAAWQQGQTGYPIVDAAMRQLNQTGWMHNRLRMICASFLVKDLLIDWREGERYFMQQLLDGDLAANNGGWQWAASTGTDASPYFRIFNPTTQGERFDPQGEFIRRFVPELAAVPDTGIHQPHRWAEKQRCTLNYPRPIVDHKAARQQTLAAFEAAKSASAANNEQEEKGKYA
- a CDS encoding YbgA family protein encodes the protein MKLELIPVGISACLLGNPVRFDGGHKRLAFAVEQLAPYFRFEPLCPEMAVGLPVPRPALRLVKADENKVMLRASNGSPLDVTEKMLTFSAENVSHLPHLCGYIVCAKSPSCGMERVKVYDESQKNARRSGVGLFTQELRHQMPWLPIEENGRLHDPALRENFIERVYTLHELQQLWRQGLSRGALIAFHSRYKLLLLAHSQPEYRELGRFVAGIDKWESLDAFMTEYRLRLMTLLARPATRRNHTNVLMHVQGYFRRQLNVQQRQELAQLIDRYRQGLQPLLAPITLLKHYMAEYPDEYLAQQRYFEPYPEALRLRYGH
- the kdpF gene encoding K(+)-transporting ATPase subunit F; the protein is MNLGILLGSLLVLLLLGYLVYALLKAERF
- the kdpA gene encoding potassium-transporting ATPase subunit KdpA, with the protein product MAANAFLLIFGLLLILMLLAQPLGSVLARLIEGETGALLQKFEAAATRGLGIYAGEMRWRQYALAIVTVNLLGFVFLFALLISQGNLPLNPEALPGLSWHLALNTAVSFVTNTNWQAYSGENTLSYLSQMAGLTVQNFLSAASGIAVAFALIRAFSRRAVSTLGNAWIDLLRITLYILLPLSLLLALFFASQGVLQNLLPYQHLTTLEGVAQTLPMGPVASQEAIKMLGTNGGGFFGANSAHPFENPTALSNFIQMLAILLIPASLCFAFGKAVSDNRQGYALLWAMTLMLIAAAALVMNAELNGNPHLLAWGADSAGNMEGKETRFGILTSSLYAVVTTATSTGAVNAMHDSFSALGGMVPLWLIQIGEVVFGGVGSGLYGILLFVLLTVFIAGLMIGRSPEYLGKKIDVFEMKMTALALLIPPALVLLGTALALSTEAGRRGILNPGAHGFSEVLYAVSSAANNNGSAFAGLSVNTPFYNTLLAVAMLLGRFAVMIPVLAIAGSLVEKKRQPESKGSLSTRSPLFIGMLSVIILLIGALTFIPALALGPVAEHLQLSLTH
- the pxpC gene encoding 5-oxoprolinase subunit PxpC; the encoded protein is MLKIIHAGLHTSVQDSGRRGFRRLGISQAGALDIPALKLANLLVGNAEGAPALEITLGKFVATFTSPCWIALSGADCHADLDGKPLWTGWRFAVKAGQTLKMHLPHHGMRSYLAFSGGIDVPEALGSHSTDLKAGFGGYAGRLLADGDELLLGASTRLPTREIGVKQLLFGNRVRALPGPEYQEFSEEAQETFWRTPWHLSPQSNRMGYRLRGPTLQRKTQREMSSHGLLPGVVQVPHSGHPIVLLADAQTTGGYPRIACVIGADLYHLAQIRLGEPIHFIRCTLTEAQQAAQEQQRYLEQLAWRLHEY
- the pxpB gene encoding 5-oxoprolinase subunit PxpB; amino-acid sequence: MQRARCYLLGEKTVVLELEPPMTLESQQRIWGLAERLNHHEEVQEAIPGMNNLTVLLEHPQRIALDAIERLQRWWEDSESLAFDPRDIDIPVVYGGESGPDLDLVARHCNLTERQVVETHAAASYVVYFLGFQPGFAYLGGLDERLHTPRRAEPRLQVTAGSIGIGGAQTGIYPLTTPGGWQLIGRTSLTLFNPQTMPPTLLRPGDNVRFVPQKEGIC
- a CDS encoding YbfA family protein, whose amino-acid sequence is MPHYTAYPLYRILLRRIAVVFVGIAALPVMVFRRDRARFYSYLHRVWLKTSDKPVWMAQSEATACEFY
- a CDS encoding type 2 GTP cyclohydrolase I produces the protein MRNRDLEKLINQLLNAETFQDYAPNGLQVEGREEIERIITGVTASQALLDAAVELQADAILVHHGYFWKNESPIVSGMKRHRLKTLLVNDINLYGYHLPLDAHPQLGNNAQLAALLEINVLGMIEPLVPYGELSQPMGSDAFCRRLENRLGRSMLHCGDNAPQQIQRLAWCTGGGQGFIEQAARFGVDAFITGEVSEQTIHIAREMGLHFFAAGHHATERGGIRALGDWLARHHQFDVTFIDIPNPA